A single region of the Rhizobium sp. ARZ01 genome encodes:
- a CDS encoding ArsC family reductase has product MTVTLYGIKNCDTMKKARTWLDDRQIAYRFHDYKAEGIDATSIGRWIDALGWETVLNRAGTTFRALAPADKTDLNAQKAVALMLAQPAMIKRPILDLDGKYLAGFKPELYEAAFSA; this is encoded by the coding sequence GTGACGGTCACCCTTTACGGCATCAAGAACTGCGACACGATGAAGAAGGCGCGGACATGGCTGGATGACCGGCAGATCGCCTACCGCTTCCACGACTACAAGGCAGAAGGCATCGATGCGACCTCGATCGGGCGCTGGATCGATGCGCTCGGCTGGGAGACGGTCCTCAATCGTGCCGGAACGACCTTTCGCGCGCTTGCGCCAGCCGACAAGACCGACCTGAACGCGCAAAAGGCTGTTGCGCTCATGCTCGCGCAGCCCGCAATGATCAAACGCCCCATCCTCGATCTTGACGGCAAGTATCTGGCCGGCTTCAAGCCAGAGCTCTACGAAGCGGCATTCTCCGCCTAA
- a CDS encoding methylated-DNA--[protein]-cysteine S-methyltransferase, translating into MSGAVSYLVFETAGGHCAIAWNDAGVVRFQLPGQDADTTRRLLQHRLPSAEPAEPPPAIAAAVAAIDRYFSGKEVDLTGVPVDLTGQSPFFKAIYDAVRQVRWGEIITYGALARQLGAGPEAARDVGQAMAKNPVALIIPCHRVLAAGGKIGGFSAPGGASSKLKMLALEGVSFAGPEPAQQSFGF; encoded by the coding sequence ATGTCCGGCGCGGTCAGTTACCTGGTCTTTGAAACGGCGGGCGGTCATTGCGCCATCGCCTGGAACGATGCCGGCGTCGTGCGCTTCCAACTGCCGGGGCAGGACGCGGACACGACGCGCCGCCTGCTGCAGCATCGGCTGCCTTCCGCCGAGCCGGCGGAGCCTCCGCCGGCCATTGCGGCGGCGGTCGCGGCGATTGATCGCTATTTTTCCGGTAAGGAGGTCGACCTTACTGGCGTACCCGTCGACCTTACCGGCCAGTCGCCCTTCTTCAAGGCGATTTACGATGCCGTCCGGCAAGTCCGCTGGGGGGAGATAATCACCTACGGCGCGCTCGCCCGCCAACTCGGCGCCGGCCCGGAAGCGGCGCGTGATGTCGGTCAGGCCATGGCGAAGAATCCCGTCGCCCTCATCATCCCCTGCCACCGGGTGCTCGCCGCCGGCGGCAAGATCGGCGGCTTCTCCGCCCCGGGCGGCGCCTCGTCCAAGCTGAAGATGTTGGCGCTGGAGGGCGTCTCCTTCGCTGGGCCGGAACCGGCGCAACAGTCGTTCGGGTTCTAG
- a CDS encoding ABC transporter ATP-binding protein, translating to MPAASLEISGLSAGYGQTRILEDIALIAPAGSRLGVLGRNGMGKSTLFATLAGQTRRYGGEIRIDGTDVTALDSASRARKGLGYVPQSRDVFPTLTVEENLFVGLKDRPKSAIEEAYEMFPRLKERRKNLGSQLSGGEQQMLTTMRTILGRPTVLLLDEPLEGLAPVICEELMAAFHKLAASGEMTILLVEQRIQSALDFAEKIVVLERGRIAWTGTPAELSADQHAVETLLGVGGLH from the coding sequence ATGCCCGCAGCGTCGCTTGAAATTTCCGGCCTCAGTGCCGGCTATGGCCAGACGCGCATTCTGGAAGATATTGCGCTTATCGCTCCCGCCGGCTCGCGTCTGGGCGTGCTCGGCAGAAACGGCATGGGCAAGTCGACGCTCTTTGCGACGCTGGCCGGACAGACGCGGCGTTACGGCGGCGAGATCCGCATCGACGGAACGGATGTGACCGCGCTCGACAGCGCCTCCCGGGCGCGCAAAGGCCTCGGCTATGTGCCGCAGTCTCGTGATGTCTTCCCGACCCTGACGGTGGAGGAAAACCTCTTCGTTGGCTTGAAGGATCGTCCGAAGTCGGCAATCGAGGAAGCCTACGAAATGTTTCCGCGGCTGAAGGAGCGGCGGAAAAACCTCGGCTCCCAGCTCTCCGGTGGCGAGCAGCAGATGTTGACCACGATGCGCACGATCCTGGGCAGACCCACGGTGTTGCTTCTGGATGAGCCGCTGGAGGGATTGGCCCCGGTGATCTGCGAGGAACTGATGGCTGCCTTCCACAAGCTGGCTGCTTCGGGCGAGATGACGATTCTGCTCGTCGAGCAGCGCATCCAGAGCGCACTCGATTTCGCCGAGAAGATTGTCGTTCTCGAGCGCGGGCGCATCGCCTGGACCGGGACGCCCGCCGAGCTTTCGGCCGATCAGCACGCGGTGGAGACGCTTCTTGGCGTTGGCGGGCTGCACTAG
- a CDS encoding phospholipase D-like domain-containing protein yields the protein MLQTISDYWPHFLVVLSIVLGTPAAIHATMTKEEVRAAIGWVGVILLSPILGAVIYYVVGVNRVRRKTLAFQRSGRVAKRGQHHPVHYDVADEAVHARYGGALAAMKHLGDNVGRFPLTSGNRIEVLETGDAAYAAMLDAISAANRSILLETYIFDRDSMGMRFAEALAAAAARGVAVHVLIDAVGARYSTPSIVHTLWHAGVSARVFNGNIIMGLRLPYANLRTHRKILVVDGQVAFTGGLNIRAAFTSEFAGELVAKDTHFRVTGPIVGDIFHIAYEDWRFSGGEALDSEAWQVEPPMVEPNTELLARVVPSGPDKSIETNQRMLMGAISVAKSHIRIMSPYFLPERDLISALATAARRGVRIDIVVPGANNLKLVDLAMTAQFDQLLKAGCRIWRASGTFNHSKLTVIDGVWAYIGSSNLDPRSLRLNFEIDIEVFDTFFAAEIEARIGKALKSAKVIDLQALRARPFSRRLVERIVWLGSPYL from the coding sequence ATGCTGCAGACGATATCCGACTACTGGCCACATTTTCTGGTCGTCCTGTCGATCGTTCTCGGCACACCCGCTGCCATTCACGCAACGATGACGAAGGAGGAGGTGCGCGCGGCGATCGGCTGGGTCGGCGTCATCCTGCTTTCACCAATCCTCGGTGCCGTCATCTATTATGTCGTGGGTGTGAACCGCGTCCGCCGCAAGACGCTGGCGTTTCAGCGCTCAGGGCGGGTGGCAAAGAGGGGCCAACACCATCCGGTTCATTACGATGTGGCGGACGAAGCGGTCCATGCCCGATATGGCGGCGCGCTCGCGGCCATGAAGCATCTCGGCGACAATGTCGGACGCTTCCCTCTCACCTCGGGCAACCGGATCGAGGTACTGGAAACCGGTGACGCCGCCTATGCAGCCATGCTCGACGCGATCAGCGCAGCCAATCGCAGCATCCTGCTAGAAACCTACATCTTCGATCGCGACAGCATGGGCATGCGCTTTGCCGAAGCACTGGCGGCCGCGGCGGCACGTGGCGTTGCGGTCCATGTCCTGATCGATGCAGTGGGTGCGCGCTACTCGACGCCCAGCATCGTTCATACGCTGTGGCACGCCGGCGTCTCGGCACGCGTATTCAACGGCAACATTATCATGGGGCTACGGCTGCCCTATGCTAACCTTCGCACACACCGGAAGATCCTGGTGGTCGACGGACAGGTTGCCTTCACCGGCGGCCTCAATATTCGCGCAGCCTTCACGAGCGAGTTCGCGGGCGAACTGGTTGCCAAGGACACACATTTTCGCGTCACAGGTCCGATCGTCGGCGACATTTTTCACATCGCCTATGAAGATTGGCGCTTTTCCGGCGGCGAGGCGCTCGACAGCGAGGCCTGGCAGGTTGAACCGCCGATGGTCGAACCGAACACGGAACTTTTGGCCCGCGTCGTGCCCTCCGGCCCTGACAAAAGCATCGAAACCAACCAGCGCATGCTGATGGGCGCGATCTCGGTCGCCAAGAGCCACATCCGCATCATGTCACCCTATTTCCTGCCCGAACGCGATCTCATCAGCGCGCTGGCAACGGCGGCACGGCGCGGTGTGCGCATCGACATCGTCGTGCCGGGAGCCAACAACCTGAAGCTGGTGGACCTGGCCATGACCGCGCAGTTCGACCAGTTGTTGAAAGCAGGATGCCGGATTTGGCGGGCGAGCGGCACCTTCAACCACTCGAAGCTGACGGTCATCGACGGCGTCTGGGCCTATATCGGCTCATCGAACCTGGATCCGCGCTCGCTCCGCCTGAACTTTGAGATCGACATCGAGGTGTTCGACACATTCTTCGCCGCCGAAATCGAGGCGCGAATCGGCAAGGCCCTGAAATCTGCCAAAGTGATTGACCTGCAGGCACTGCGTGCGCGACCGTTCTCCCGCCGTCTTGTTGAGCGGATCGTCTGGCTGGGATCACCCTATCTTTAG
- a CDS encoding calcium-binding protein, whose translation MATYTVFFPNGKYPQSYSPAIPGFDYNPMFGELVDPSTATVVTKTPTKVDMKLDNGLKLRFSGTDFTYGSDGSPTGGKVTKIELFQSNGTTLVSKIEGLSLSLEALDNAAQSFDPWNLQAWILKGSDKLNGSAGNDDLEGFAGNDVINANGGDDFVIGGEGKDTYDGGTGWDNLSFQDARHNSNARGGISLDAATGKVTDPYGNVETFQNFETFRGTQFRDVMKGSARDEDFQGIGGRDIIDGRGGFDTVSYHRDQNNDGGKVGVTVNLQAGTAVDGFGKTDTLTSIEGVRGTAFADKLTGSSGDNWLRGDGGNDMIAGGLGNDLLRGDSGKDSFVFNTKLSASTNVDEIDDFNVVYDTIRLENAIFTKLTGTGVLTAAQFCANNTGTAADASDRIIYEKDAGNLYYDWNGSASGGRVLFAVLDAGLKMTADDFFTF comes from the coding sequence ATGGCGACCTACACGGTTTTCTTTCCCAACGGCAAATATCCGCAGAGCTATTCGCCGGCGATACCAGGTTTCGACTACAATCCGATGTTCGGGGAGCTTGTGGATCCCTCGACTGCAACCGTCGTCACCAAAACGCCGACCAAAGTGGATATGAAGCTGGACAATGGCCTTAAGCTACGGTTTTCCGGAACCGATTTCACCTACGGTTCCGATGGAAGTCCTACGGGCGGCAAGGTGACCAAGATCGAATTGTTTCAGTCGAACGGCACCACTCTGGTGTCGAAGATCGAGGGGCTCAGCCTGTCTCTGGAGGCGCTCGACAATGCCGCCCAGTCCTTTGATCCATGGAACCTCCAGGCCTGGATATTGAAGGGCAGCGACAAGCTGAACGGATCGGCCGGCAATGACGACCTGGAGGGGTTCGCCGGCAACGACGTTATCAATGCCAATGGCGGCGATGACTTCGTCATCGGCGGCGAGGGGAAGGATACCTATGACGGCGGTACGGGGTGGGACAATCTGAGTTTTCAGGACGCCCGCCACAATTCCAATGCCCGTGGCGGCATATCGCTGGACGCTGCGACGGGTAAGGTCACGGACCCTTACGGCAATGTCGAGACCTTTCAGAATTTCGAGACATTCCGCGGCACCCAGTTCAGGGACGTCATGAAGGGGTCGGCGCGAGACGAGGACTTTCAGGGCATTGGCGGCCGGGACATCATCGATGGCCGCGGCGGCTTCGATACGGTCAGCTATCACCGGGACCAGAACAATGACGGCGGCAAGGTCGGTGTCACCGTCAACCTGCAGGCCGGCACCGCCGTTGATGGCTTCGGAAAGACGGACACCTTAACGAGCATCGAGGGGGTGCGCGGCACCGCGTTTGCTGACAAGCTGACGGGCAGTTCAGGCGACAACTGGCTGCGCGGCGACGGCGGCAACGACATGATTGCGGGCGGTCTCGGCAACGACTTGCTGCGCGGCGACAGCGGAAAGGATTCGTTCGTCTTCAATACGAAGCTGAGCGCGAGCACCAATGTCGACGAGATCGACGACTTCAACGTCGTTTACGATACGATCAGACTCGAGAACGCGATTTTTACGAAGCTGACGGGGACTGGAGTACTGACCGCCGCGCAGTTCTGCGCCAACAATACCGGCACTGCCGCGGACGCGAGCGATCGGATCATCTACGAAAAGGATGCTGGAAATCTCTACTACGATTGGAACGGGAGTGCATCCGGCGGTCGCGTGCTCTTCGCAGTGCTGGATGCTGGATTGAAGATGACGGCTGACGACTTCTTTACCTTTTGA
- a CDS encoding ABC transporter ATP-binding protein, which translates to MSAIFEVRNLKKTFGGLHVTNDVSISMAPGDRVALIGPNGAGKTTFVNLVTGNLHVSSGNVHLGGEDVSFLSAMQRVRRGLVRSFQVTRLFSEMTPQEHLSLAILQREGRSGRMFGSHRAMPAVMAEANHLLATLGLSELANRKVSEIAYGQQRLLELALALALKPKVLLLDEPAAGVPQSDTARIERALAELPSDLAVLMIDHDMDLIFRFARRVVVLAAGEIIFDGLPADVIKDARVRQAYLGSYADARSVA; encoded by the coding sequence ATGAGCGCGATCTTCGAAGTCCGCAATCTGAAGAAGACTTTCGGCGGCCTGCATGTGACGAACGATGTGTCGATTTCGATGGCGCCTGGTGACCGCGTGGCCCTGATCGGCCCGAACGGGGCCGGCAAGACCACCTTCGTCAATCTCGTCACCGGCAATCTTCATGTGAGTTCCGGCAACGTCCATCTCGGCGGGGAGGATGTCTCCTTCCTGAGCGCGATGCAGCGCGTCCGGCGCGGTCTCGTTCGTTCATTCCAGGTTACCCGGCTCTTTTCCGAGATGACGCCGCAGGAGCACCTCTCGCTCGCCATCCTCCAGCGCGAGGGCCGTTCAGGCCGCATGTTCGGCAGCCACCGGGCGATGCCGGCCGTCATGGCGGAGGCAAACCATCTTCTCGCCACGCTCGGCCTTTCCGAGCTCGCGAACCGCAAGGTCAGCGAGATCGCCTATGGTCAGCAGCGGCTCTTAGAGCTTGCGCTTGCGCTGGCGCTGAAGCCGAAGGTCCTCCTTCTGGACGAGCCCGCTGCCGGTGTGCCGCAGAGCGACACGGCCCGCATCGAGCGCGCCCTTGCCGAGCTTCCGTCCGATCTTGCTGTGCTGATGATCGATCACGACATGGATCTGATCTTCCGCTTTGCCAGGCGTGTGGTCGTTCTCGCCGCAGGCGAAATCATCTTCGACGGCCTTCCGGCCGACGTCATCAAGGACGCGCGCGTCCGACAGGCCTATCTCGGGAGCTATGCCGATGCCCGCAGCGTCGCTTGA
- a CDS encoding amino acid aminotransferase, which produces MFDTLARQPDDPLLALIGLYKADPRPGKVDLGVGVYRDEEGATPIFRAVKEAERRLLEGQITKSYVGPEGDPVFLERLWNLTTGPAGHDLATAAVQTPGGSGAVRLAADLMVRLGIKKIWLGLPTWPNHAAIFKAAGLEVISYPFFDVPSQTVLFDSMMEALQGAKAGDAVLLHASCHNPTGGVLSPEQWAAVSALIAARGLLPLVDSAYQGFGRGLEADSEGLRTLLAAVPEALVAVSCSKNFGLYRERTGAIFAVASSKASADSVRTNLAGLARTSYSMPPDHGAAIVSTILGDAALTADWMAELETMRSRVASIRERLAAGLARRWQVMTAIAGQEGMFSLLPLKEADVMRLRAEHAIYMPGSGRINIAGLKSAEVDSVVEKFLSL; this is translated from the coding sequence ATGTTCGATACGCTCGCCCGCCAGCCCGACGATCCACTCCTTGCCCTGATTGGGCTCTACAAAGCTGATCCGAGACCCGGCAAGGTCGACCTTGGCGTCGGCGTCTACCGCGACGAAGAGGGTGCCACGCCGATCTTCCGGGCCGTGAAGGAGGCCGAACGGCGCCTGCTGGAGGGCCAGATCACGAAGTCCTATGTCGGCCCCGAGGGGGACCCCGTATTCCTTGAGCGGCTCTGGAATCTGACGACCGGACCGGCTGGCCACGATCTTGCGACCGCTGCCGTGCAGACACCGGGCGGATCAGGCGCCGTCCGCCTCGCCGCAGACCTCATGGTTCGATTGGGCATCAAGAAGATCTGGCTCGGCCTGCCGACCTGGCCCAACCATGCAGCCATCTTCAAGGCGGCTGGCCTCGAGGTCATTTCCTACCCGTTCTTCGACGTGCCCTCGCAGACCGTGTTGTTCGACAGCATGATGGAGGCGCTGCAGGGGGCGAAAGCCGGCGATGCCGTATTGCTGCATGCAAGCTGCCACAACCCGACCGGGGGCGTCCTCTCGCCTGAGCAATGGGCAGCCGTTTCCGCATTGATCGCAGCGCGCGGCCTGCTGCCGCTCGTCGACAGTGCCTACCAAGGCTTCGGCAGGGGGCTCGAGGCGGATTCGGAGGGCTTGCGCACACTGCTTGCAGCCGTGCCTGAAGCCCTCGTCGCGGTCTCTTGCTCGAAGAACTTCGGGCTCTACCGCGAGCGCACCGGCGCCATCTTTGCCGTGGCTTCATCAAAGGCATCTGCGGACTCCGTGCGGACAAACCTCGCCGGTCTCGCCCGCACCAGCTACTCCATGCCGCCGGATCACGGCGCAGCCATCGTCAGCACGATTCTCGGCGACGCCGCGTTGACGGCGGACTGGATGGCGGAACTGGAGACGATGCGCAGCCGCGTCGCATCGATCCGCGAACGGCTTGCCGCGGGCCTTGCACGTCGCTGGCAGGTGATGACGGCCATCGCCGGGCAGGAAGGGATGTTCTCGCTGCTGCCGCTGAAGGAGGCCGACGTCATGCGCCTTCGCGCCGAGCATGCGATCTACATGCCGGGTTCCGGTCGGATCAACATCGCCGGCCTCAAGAGCGCCGAGGTCGACTCGGTGGTCGAGAAATTCCTCAGCCTTTGA
- a CDS encoding HAMP domain-containing methyl-accepting chemotaxis protein: MNILNNLSIRTKIMSIVASLAAVMAIGAIFAAQATNSLVSSYNDFLAKETQAAINLTAANRNLQGVGYAAYQSLRYDSGTEQNLEAVKNYRSNAKNYVERMKLAATSLPEETATFDGFLNHFEEIQKLVDRAVALGAENRNDESAALLGQADGMVTALALNMQKSATALRAQVDEQTQLLGAEAADMVLAIEIGAAAAILIALAGAYWFASNGISRPLQAVTERMKALANGDTDSPIAGVDRGDEVGTVAKALNIFREAALENRRLGEEADANRSHAEKERIAREEQKAREAEEIRFAVDALASGLGRLSDGDVSSSIDTPFVQHLDKLRHDFNSTVATLQSTLKAVGDNARAIDSGANEIRSAADDLSKRTEQQAASVEETAAALEQITTTVKDASHRAEEAGQLVQRTKSGAEKSGEIVQSAIHAMSEIERSSTEITNIIGVIDEIAFQTNLLALNAGVEAARAGEAGKGFAVVAQEVRELAQRSAAAAKEIKSLISASSQHVERGVGLVADTGKALQAIVSEVQEINRLVAGIVESAREQSVGLNEINMAVNTIDQNTQQNAAMVEESNAASHSLAREAEALNRLIAQFNVGDGRQTRAPVAVSVPSGTGTAPRASKPASNPVRALGRKVAAAFVGNAAVKVSDDWEEF; this comes from the coding sequence ATGAACATTCTGAACAACCTCTCGATCCGAACCAAGATCATGTCCATCGTCGCCAGCCTTGCGGCAGTTATGGCGATCGGCGCGATCTTTGCAGCCCAAGCGACCAACTCGCTGGTATCGAGCTACAATGACTTTCTGGCAAAAGAGACCCAAGCGGCAATCAATTTGACCGCGGCAAACCGGAACTTGCAGGGCGTCGGATATGCAGCATATCAGTCGCTGCGTTACGACAGTGGTACCGAGCAGAATCTGGAAGCGGTCAAGAACTATCGTTCGAACGCCAAGAATTATGTCGAGCGCATGAAGCTAGCGGCTACGTCCCTGCCCGAGGAAACTGCAACCTTCGACGGTTTTCTGAACCACTTCGAAGAAATTCAGAAGCTGGTCGACCGGGCCGTCGCCTTGGGCGCCGAAAACCGCAATGATGAGTCTGCAGCCCTCTTGGGGCAGGCGGACGGCATGGTCACCGCCCTAGCGCTGAACATGCAAAAATCAGCCACCGCTTTGCGTGCACAGGTAGACGAACAGACGCAACTGCTGGGCGCTGAGGCGGCAGACATGGTGCTTGCCATCGAGATCGGCGCTGCGGCCGCCATCCTGATCGCGCTCGCGGGCGCCTATTGGTTCGCGTCCAACGGCATCTCCCGCCCGCTGCAGGCTGTAACCGAGCGGATGAAGGCGCTTGCCAACGGCGATACGGATTCGCCCATCGCGGGCGTGGATCGCGGCGACGAAGTGGGAACGGTCGCAAAGGCATTGAACATTTTTCGCGAAGCAGCCCTTGAAAACCGCCGCCTTGGCGAGGAAGCTGACGCCAACCGCTCGCATGCCGAAAAGGAGCGCATCGCCCGCGAAGAACAAAAGGCCCGCGAGGCGGAGGAAATCCGCTTTGCCGTCGACGCTCTGGCATCCGGCCTCGGCAGGCTTTCCGACGGGGATGTCTCGTCCTCGATCGACACGCCCTTTGTCCAGCATCTCGACAAGCTGCGCCATGACTTCAATTCGACAGTTGCTACGCTGCAAAGCACGTTGAAGGCCGTCGGAGACAACGCACGCGCGATCGACTCCGGAGCGAACGAGATCCGCTCGGCCGCCGACGATCTGTCGAAGCGCACCGAGCAGCAGGCCGCATCCGTCGAAGAAACCGCGGCCGCGCTCGAGCAAATCACCACGACGGTCAAGGACGCTTCCCACCGCGCCGAGGAGGCAGGCCAGCTTGTCCAGCGCACGAAGTCGGGTGCAGAGAAATCCGGCGAGATCGTTCAGAGTGCCATCCACGCCATGAGTGAGATCGAGCGTTCCTCGACCGAGATCACCAACATCATCGGCGTCATCGATGAAATCGCGTTCCAGACGAACCTGCTGGCGCTCAATGCCGGTGTAGAGGCGGCGCGGGCGGGTGAAGCCGGCAAGGGCTTTGCCGTCGTCGCACAGGAAGTGCGCGAACTCGCCCAGCGTTCGGCTGCCGCTGCGAAGGAGATCAAGTCGCTGATCAGCGCCTCCTCGCAACATGTCGAGCGCGGCGTCGGTCTGGTAGCCGACACCGGCAAGGCGCTGCAGGCGATCGTCTCCGAGGTGCAGGAGATCAATCGTCTGGTGGCCGGCATCGTCGAATCCGCCCGCGAGCAGTCGGTCGGCCTCAACGAGATTAACATGGCGGTCAACACGATTGATCAGAACACGCAGCAGAACGCGGCGATGGTCGAAGAGTCGAATGCCGCCAGCCATAGCCTTGCCCGCGAAGCCGAGGCCCTGAACCGGCTGATCGCCCAGTTCAACGTGGGCGACGGCAGACAGACGAGGGCACCGGTGGCCGTCTCCGTGCCGTCTGGTACCGGAACGGCACCCCGCGCATCGAAGCCGGCGTCGAACCCTGTGCGAGCGCTGGGCCGCAAGGTCGCAGCCGCCTTCGTCGGCAACGCCGCCGTCAAGGTCAGCGACGACTGGGAAGAATTCTGA
- a CDS encoding succinylglutamate desuccinylase/aspartoacylase family protein: protein MNISELIIPGDTPGIEWRIPVLRFAGTSAAAPKVYIQAALHANELPGTALIHFLCERLREAESEGAILGDITIVPQANPIGAAQSHFGEMQGRFDLASRTNFNRDFPLVALAERDSLLSDLDDQTAVNCLKRKLLHVALGAELVLDLHCDDESIQYAYIDEAFWPEASDLASALAMKAVFLSDGESTAFEEAVGYAFKRQGGDKLAQVPGRLAVTVELRGRRDVYPDTAKEDAAGLWKFLAARGAVRDQNVRLPEYTGPAVPLDNIEMVRAVEAGTVLFHKDIGDTVEAGDVLATLITQPGAADGSVEIRAARAGLVATRASDRFVRRGGDLMKIACSEVTRENRKPGTLED, encoded by the coding sequence ATGAATATTTCCGAACTCATTATCCCCGGCGACACCCCTGGCATCGAATGGCGGATCCCGGTGCTGCGTTTTGCCGGCACATCGGCCGCCGCACCGAAGGTCTATATCCAGGCCGCGCTGCATGCCAACGAACTGCCTGGAACGGCTTTGATCCATTTCCTGTGCGAGCGCCTGCGCGAAGCGGAATCCGAAGGGGCGATTCTTGGCGACATCACGATCGTGCCGCAAGCGAACCCGATCGGCGCGGCGCAATCGCATTTCGGCGAGATGCAGGGGCGTTTCGACCTTGCCTCACGGACCAATTTCAACCGGGATTTCCCGCTGGTCGCGCTTGCCGAGCGGGACAGCCTGCTTTCGGATCTCGACGACCAGACGGCGGTGAACTGTTTGAAGCGGAAGCTGTTGCATGTCGCGCTCGGTGCCGAACTCGTGCTCGATCTGCATTGTGACGACGAATCCATCCAGTATGCCTATATCGACGAGGCTTTCTGGCCGGAGGCCTCCGATCTCGCCAGCGCGCTTGCAATGAAGGCGGTTTTCCTGTCGGACGGCGAAAGCACGGCATTCGAAGAGGCAGTGGGTTATGCCTTCAAGCGGCAGGGCGGGGACAAGCTGGCGCAGGTGCCGGGACGACTTGCCGTCACCGTCGAGCTTCGCGGGCGGCGCGACGTCTACCCGGACACGGCGAAAGAGGACGCAGCCGGGCTCTGGAAGTTCCTTGCCGCACGCGGCGCTGTTCGCGATCAGAACGTTCGACTGCCCGAATACACCGGACCGGCAGTGCCGCTCGACAATATCGAGATGGTACGCGCGGTCGAGGCCGGAACGGTCCTGTTCCACAAGGACATCGGCGATACGGTCGAGGCGGGCGACGTGCTTGCCACGCTGATCACGCAACCCGGCGCGGCAGACGGCTCCGTCGAGATCCGCGCCGCCCGGGCAGGACTGGTTGCGACCCGCGCCTCCGATCGTTTCGTTCGCCGTGGGGGTGACCTGATGAAGATCGCCTGCAGCGAAGTAACCCGCGAGAATCGTAAGCCGGGCACGCTCGAGGACTGA
- a CDS encoding endonuclease/exonuclease/phosphatase family protein yields the protein MKKLNEKVSTAALSAIRNRRGHRPISANRDGGDTVIASYNVHKCVGVDRKFDPERVAEVISEIDADVIAIQEADKRFGCRSGLLDLATLERVSGLVPVPIASLSSTGHGWHGNMLMFRKGTVLNVRQLKLPGVEPRGALVVNIDFPTGKLRVVAAHFGLLKRSRELQAKHVLASVAQEEEMPTILIGDLNEWRIGRRSSLSPLSPVFDPTSGAVPSFPSRFPVLALDRVLGHPHDLVAAVEVHDSPLAKVASDHLPIKAHIDLKAIWERSYRQPGPRVLEAV from the coding sequence TTGAAAAAACTGAACGAAAAGGTGAGTACCGCAGCCCTGTCTGCGATCCGCAACCGCCGTGGGCATCGGCCGATTTCCGCCAATCGCGACGGCGGCGACACGGTCATCGCCTCCTACAATGTCCACAAATGCGTCGGCGTTGACCGGAAATTCGATCCGGAGCGCGTGGCCGAGGTCATTTCCGAAATCGATGCCGACGTGATTGCGATACAGGAAGCGGACAAGCGCTTCGGCTGCCGTTCGGGCCTGCTGGACCTCGCGACACTGGAGCGGGTCAGCGGCCTCGTGCCCGTGCCGATCGCCTCGCTATCCAGCACTGGTCACGGCTGGCACGGCAACATGCTGATGTTCCGCAAGGGCACGGTGCTGAATGTCCGTCAGTTGAAGCTGCCGGGGGTCGAACCCCGCGGCGCCTTGGTGGTCAACATCGACTTTCCGACCGGCAAGCTCCGGGTCGTCGCTGCTCACTTCGGCCTTCTCAAGCGTTCGCGCGAGTTGCAGGCCAAGCACGTCCTCGCATCCGTGGCACAGGAGGAGGAAATGCCGACGATCCTGATCGGCGACCTCAACGAGTGGCGCATCGGTCGGCGCTCCTCGCTTTCCCCGCTGTCACCGGTGTTCGACCCGACCTCGGGGGCCGTGCCGAGCTTTCCCTCGCGTTTCCCGGTTCTCGCGCTCGATCGCGTGCTGGGTCACCCCCACGATCTCGTCGCCGCCGTCGAGGTGCACGACAGCCCACTTGCCAAGGTTGCGTCCGACCACTTGCCGATCAAGGCGCACATCGATCTGAAAGCGATTTGGGAGCGGTCCTATCGCCAGCCGGGACCCAGGGTGCTTGAAGCCGTTTGA